The segment CGCCTTTCTCATTAATGGAAGGCTTTCAACAAAATGCTTAAGTTCGTCGCCGTATTCTACATCCATTGATTCAACAAACAGGGGAATTCGGTCAAGTCGGTTCCATGAATCCGGTTCATGTAAATACAACGTATCGGGATTACTATCGATTATTTTTCCTACCCAGGTCGTTCCCGATCTAGGCATTCCAAATAGCAACAAAACTTTTTGATCCTTCATTACACATACACCTTGCGTTGAAAGGCTTCAAACATCATTAACGTCCATATTGAAGCACTATAGTCACGCATACCGGATTGATGTTGATTCACAAGATGTTCTATGTACTTCATATTAAAAAATCCGCTTTCCTCAATAGATTGTCCCAGCAAAGCATCTCTTACTCGCTGTTTCAGTGGCCCCCTAAACCATTCCGCTAAAGGCACTGCAAACCCCATCTTGCTTCGATACAAGACGTCATGCGGCAAAAACGGCTCCATCGCCTTTTTGAGTATGTACTTCCCTTGCTGTCCGCGTAACTTCAGATTTGGATCAAGCCCGGTCACCCACTCAATTAATTCGTGATCAAGCAAAGGTGCACGCACCTCCAACGAATTCGCCATACTCGCTCGATCAACCTTGGTGTGAATGTCGCCAACCAAATAGGTTTTCAGATCCAGGTATTGAATCAGCGAGAGCGGATGTTTTGATGGTGCTTTCGCTGCATGACGTCGAAACACTTCAACGGCGTTATAGCCCTGAAGAGATTCCTTGAATTCTTTCGAAAATAATTTATTCCGCATATCGTTGTCGAGTATCGACACCGTATGAAGATAGGCCGCAACACTGTCCCGACCTATCGACTGGAATGTGGTTTTGGCGCGCAAAAAGCGAGGTGCCCAATCCAATTTTGGATAGACCTTGCCTAGCAGGCCGAATATTGGTCCTCTGATAGAATAAGGCAGAACCGAACGCACTTTCTCCTCATTCATATGCCAGCGATGACGACGGTAGCCTGAAAAATATTCATCGGCACCATCACCGGACAATGCAACCGTCACCCTCTTTTTCGCCAATTCGCAAACGCGGTACGTTGGAATAGCGGAACTGTCTGCATAGGGTTCGTCGTAGATATTGGCCAACTTATCGACGAGGCTGAAATCGTCAGGGTCAACTGTTTCAACAAAGTGATTGGTGTGGTAACGATCCGCTACCATCTTGGCAAATTCCGCTTCGTTAAATTTAGGGCTGGTAAACGAAATCGAGCATGTATTCACCGGTTTGTCAGAGAGCTGGGACATCATTGCAACAACTGCACTGGAATCCACTCCGCCGGACAGGAATGCACCAAGTGGTACTTCAGCCATCATGCGCACCGAGACCGATTCCTTCACTCTTTCAACCAACTCCTGAATAGCGACAGTCTCAGAAATCGACTGTTCATGCTCGAACGGAAAATCCCAGTATTCTCTGGGTTCTGGCAAATTGCTATTCCCAACTTTCAAAAGCAGGCTATGGGCAGGAGGCAATTTCAGGATTTCCTTAAAGATCGAGCGCGGCTCAGCAACATAGCCCAGCGCAAAATACTCTTCGATAGCCTGGTGTTCAATCGTCCTAGTTAGTTGCGGATGGGCATAGAGAGCTTTGAGCTCAGAACCAAAAATAAAGTGTCCGTTTTTCAGTAAGGCGTAGTGCAGCGGCTTTTTACCCAAACGGTCTCTGGCTAAAAACAGCGTCTGGCGATTTCTATCCCATACCGCAAAGGCAAACATACCGCGAAAGCGCGTTACGCATTTTTCACCCCATTCTTCCCAGGCATGGACGATGACTTCGGTATCAGAATGGGTCTTAAACACATGCCCAGAAGCCTTCAACTCCTCGCTGAGTGCCGGGAAATTGTATATCTCTCCATTAAAGGTCACCCATACCGACTCGTCTTCGTTATGCATGGGTTGTTTGCCCGTAGAGAGGTCAATTATTGACAGACGACGATGCCCCAGACCAATGCCAGGCTCGATATGTAGCCCACCGGCGTCTGGTCCGCGGTGAAACTGTGTTTCATTCATTTTGTGGAGAAGCTCGC is part of the Gammaproteobacteria bacterium genome and harbors:
- a CDS encoding amidotransferase 1, exosortase A system-associated, with the translated sequence MCGIVGIFDTRGAGPIDRELLHKMNETQFHRGPDAGGLHIEPGIGLGHRRLSIIDLSTGKQPMHNEDESVWVTFNGEIYNFPALSEELKASGHVFKTHSDTEVIVHAWEEWGEKCVTRFRGMFAFAVWDRNRQTLFLARDRLGKKPLHYALLKNGHFIFGSELKALYAHPQLTRTIEHQAIEEYFALGYVAEPRSIFKEILKLPPAHSLLLKVGNSNLPEPREYWDFPFEHEQSISETVAIQELVERVKESVSVRMMAEVPLGAFLSGGVDSSAVVAMMSQLSDKPVNTCSISFTSPKFNEAEFAKMVADRYHTNHFVETVDPDDFSLVDKLANIYDEPYADSSAIPTYRVCELAKKRVTVALSGDGADEYFSGYRRHRWHMNEEKVRSVLPYSIRGPIFGLLGKVYPKLDWAPRFLRAKTTFQSIGRDSVAAYLHTVSILDNDMRNKLFSKEFKESLQGYNAVEVFRRHAAKAPSKHPLSLIQYLDLKTYLVGDIHTKVDRASMANSLEVRAPLLDHELIEWVTGLDPNLKLRGQQGKYILKKAMEPFLPHDVLYRSKMGFAVPLAEWFRGPLKQRVRDALLGQSIEESGFFNMKYIEHLVNQHQSGMRDYSASIWTLMMFEAFQRKVYV